The following proteins are encoded in a genomic region of Neisseria perflava:
- a CDS encoding type II toxin-antitoxin system RelE/ParE family toxin, whose translation MRIFRNQWITKFAKKHKISDSELIEAVERANDGLIDADLGGGVIKQRIARQGQGRSGGYRSLIFFRHGERAFFMTAFAKNDRENITDKELAELKKAAAIILAMTETDIEQAKSNGTFTEIQP comes from the coding sequence ATGCGGATATTTAGAAACCAGTGGATAACGAAATTTGCCAAGAAACACAAAATCAGCGATTCCGAGCTAATAGAAGCAGTAGAGCGGGCAAATGACGGACTGATAGACGCAGATTTAGGCGGCGGTGTTATTAAGCAGCGCATAGCAAGGCAAGGACAAGGCAGAAGCGGCGGTTATCGTAGCCTGATATTTTTCAGGCATGGAGAACGGGCGTTTTTCATGACCGCCTTTGCCAAGAACGACCGCGAAAACATCACAGATAAAGAACTTGCAGAATTAAAGAAAGCCGCCGCCATCATCTTGGCAATGACGGAAACCGACATAGAACAAGCCAAATCAAACGGCACTTTCACGGAGATACAGCCATGA
- a CDS encoding helix-turn-helix domain-containing protein gives MKYKSEIFAAIHETMQGLHDIGIIDKKTMRDFDKSCLTEIKPLSGEDIKAIREREALSQAAFAMYLNIGKNQVSEWERGIKKPSGAALKLLTIVKNKGIEAIA, from the coding sequence ATGAAATACAAAAGCGAGATTTTCGCAGCGATACATGAAACCATGCAAGGTTTGCACGACATCGGCATTATCGACAAAAAAACCATGCGCGATTTTGACAAATCATGCCTGACCGAAATCAAACCATTGAGCGGCGAAGACATCAAGGCAATCAGAGAGCGCGAAGCATTATCACAAGCCGCTTTTGCCATGTATCTAAACATCGGTAAAAACCAAGTTTCCGAATGGGAGCGGGGCATTAAAAAGCCGAGCGGCGCAGCTTTGAAGCTACTTACCATCGTCAAGAACAAGGGAATTGAGGCGATTGCCTGA
- a CDS encoding DUF6387 family protein translates to MNTHDYCPKWFDISKYEETYQWGREDWAIAFEHKIYHYNENLEYASNPALGYGINDDCINSWQSLFLGNTDIPRDSRGLPLGKNLISDDMYKRPFEDLETTFPEPSFLSCFNGTARYRAEIVDSDGEEMLIDSISTIGIQLPELGQFRYEKKAGAYNCFTPVLINFQEYTDDELKEMFEYFLQRYRAFQLYDGYIPRSKKDNIARTFSEAEIESLNRFRVLPCLDLLIWGEYTDQSFTHEELLFLLFGDGTETIINPKTGEEWFPDKSTIKDSVLPKANLLLEAVANPFMHRYDIKRKEMNEVIEFEDDFIDMYQLHMKKKQK, encoded by the coding sequence ATGAATACTCATGATTATTGCCCTAAATGGTTTGATATTTCCAAGTATGAAGAGACCTACCAATGGGGGCGGGAAGATTGGGCAATCGCTTTTGAACATAAAATTTACCACTACAATGAGAATTTAGAATATGCCAGTAATCCAGCTTTAGGGTATGGCATAAACGATGATTGCATAAACTCTTGGCAATCACTGTTTTTAGGCAATACTGATATTCCAAGAGATTCTAGAGGGCTTCCATTAGGCAAGAATCTAATTTCTGATGATATGTACAAAAGACCATTTGAAGACTTAGAGACAACATTCCCTGAGCCTTCCTTTCTCTCTTGCTTTAATGGAACAGCAAGATATAGGGCTGAAATTGTCGATTCTGACGGAGAAGAAATGCTAATAGATTCAATTTCTACTATTGGGATTCAATTACCTGAACTAGGGCAATTCAGATATGAAAAAAAAGCAGGGGCATATAATTGTTTCACGCCGGTGCTGATTAATTTCCAAGAATATACCGATGATGAGCTAAAAGAAATGTTTGAGTATTTCTTGCAACGATACAGAGCATTTCAACTTTACGACGGCTATATCCCTAGAAGCAAAAAAGACAACATAGCAAGAACATTTAGCGAGGCAGAAATAGAAAGCCTAAACCGTTTCAGAGTATTGCCATGCCTAGATTTGCTGATTTGGGGGGAATACACTGACCAAAGCTTCACGCATGAAGAACTGTTATTCTTACTATTTGGCGACGGTACAGAAACCATTATCAACCCAAAAACAGGGGAAGAATGGTTTCCCGATAAGTCCACAATCAAAGACAGTGTATTACCAAAAGCTAATCTATTATTGGAAGCAGTGGCAAACCCTTTCATGCATAGATATGACATTAAACGCAAAGAAATGAATGAGGTAATAGAATTTGAAGATGATTTTATAGATATGTATCAATTACATATGAAAAAGAAACAAAAATAA
- a CDS encoding helix-turn-helix transcriptional regulator, translating to MHIINIDSLPDTAQLTIAELETSQAKGRRGITRLSSSQIRRLEAAGQFPQSRQITGTRSRFYVAGEVKKWLTEQAS from the coding sequence ATGCACATTATCAATATCGACAGCTTACCTGATACCGCGCAATTAACTATTGCAGAACTTGAGACAAGCCAAGCGAAAGGACGGCGCGGAATCACTCGCTTGAGCAGCAGCCAAATCAGACGACTGGAGGCAGCAGGACAATTCCCGCAATCACGCCAAATCACAGGCACGCGCAGCCGCTTTTATGTAGCAGGAGAAGTGAAGAAATGGCTTACAGAACAGGCAAGCTAA
- a CDS encoding helix-turn-helix domain-containing protein yields the protein MKLDCINNKPKTPSQRERILARLRKGSVTSWELAQMGILGYNTRIMELRQAGHNIVTTMEEIQNQYGETVKRGRFSLLVSEKSKS from the coding sequence ATGAAACTTGATTGTATCAATAACAAGCCCAAAACGCCAAGCCAAAGAGAGCGCATTTTAGCCCGATTGAGAAAAGGGAGCGTTACATCATGGGAGCTGGCACAGATGGGCATACTTGGCTATAACACGCGCATTATGGAGCTTCGCCAAGCGGGGCATAACATCGTTACCACGATGGAAGAAATCCAAAACCAATATGGCGAAACCGTGAAACGCGGGCGGTTTTCTTTGCTGGTGTCGGAAAAGAGTAAGTCATAA
- a CDS encoding DUF7146 domain-containing protein, translated as MKPTYKEIRAAAQYRWQEIHRAIGIDPKFLRDKHQPCPACNDGHDRFRYDDEDGNGTFFCTHWKDGDRVGGGNGFGLVMHFLNCNFDEALRTVAGILGMDNANPLSIPPKRPQAQPRPEKDQIEKLAALWRRTEPIRPDSPVIQYLKSRGLDMAHLPENVRFLPEKDYWTTGADKPLLLGSFPCMVCAIRDMDEELQGLHLTYLQASYDKQCGEDGLHTPRYQKLAIKDPETGETLPAKKMRSRKKGSISGQAVHLFPIPENGRLVIAEGIETALAARELCKAYDWGLYAALSANSMANFHFLNGIKEIAIIADNDTPRPVGYRAAYDLAMRAIKQGIKASIWQSETAGYDALDELNEKKRSDNHFGGQTA; from the coding sequence ATGAAACCAACATACAAAGAAATCAGAGCAGCCGCGCAATACCGCTGGCAGGAAATCCACAGGGCAATCGGCATAGACCCTAAGTTTTTACGCGACAAACACCAGCCCTGCCCCGCGTGTAATGATGGGCATGACCGTTTCAGATATGACGACGAGGACGGAAACGGCACATTTTTTTGCACACATTGGAAAGATGGGGACAGAGTGGGCGGCGGAAACGGTTTTGGGCTGGTTATGCATTTTCTGAATTGCAATTTTGACGAGGCATTACGCACCGTTGCTGGCATTTTAGGCATGGACAATGCAAACCCTTTGTCGATACCGCCCAAACGCCCACAAGCGCAACCACGCCCCGAAAAAGACCAAATCGAGAAACTGGCCGCATTGTGGAGACGCACTGAGCCTATCCGCCCCGATTCCCCTGTTATCCAGTATTTGAAATCACGCGGTTTGGACATGGCGCATTTACCCGAAAACGTCCGTTTCCTACCTGAAAAAGACTACTGGACAACGGGCGCGGATAAGCCGCTTTTGCTTGGTAGTTTCCCGTGTATGGTTTGCGCTATCCGCGATATGGACGAGGAGCTACAAGGCTTGCACCTGACCTATTTGCAGGCGAGCTATGACAAGCAATGCGGAGAGGACGGACTACACACCCCGCGCTATCAGAAACTGGCAATCAAAGACCCTGAAACGGGCGAAACATTACCGGCCAAGAAAATGAGAAGCCGCAAGAAAGGCAGCATATCGGGGCAAGCCGTCCACTTGTTCCCGATTCCTGAAAATGGCCGTCTTGTCATTGCAGAGGGCATAGAAACCGCCCTTGCCGCCCGTGAATTGTGTAAGGCTTACGATTGGGGCTTATACGCGGCCTTGAGCGCAAACAGCATGGCAAATTTTCACTTTCTGAACGGTATAAAAGAAATTGCAATTATTGCCGATAACGACACGCCCCGCCCTGTTGGTTACAGAGCCGCTTATGACTTGGCAATGCGAGCCATTAAGCAGGGAATCAAGGCGAGCATATGGCAGAGTGAAACAGCAGGCTATGACGCACTGGACGAACTGAACGAGAAAAAGCGATCAGACAATCATTTCGGAGGACAGACAGCATGA
- a CDS encoding DUF927 domain-containing protein yields MKNTETAKQESTKDYNLENIEPFRPHPRFDTDNRGVWWINVRTDKDGDIIEAEPLLLSDPIDIIGTGQDNDGAYYRIIKFKDKITRRHKTAALPQAEIAGGKCWERLGFYGLFIESNPTKRRKLADYLQKEGSQTAFTITDRAGWHEDSYIMPSGETITATDKDPAIIYNGDTSQAKAYQPNGELTDWQQNIARYAVGNSRLCLALGASFAAPLLSLLNEESGGFHLMGDSSDGKTTAAKVALSVWGKPSGSLLSWSGTKIGFSNTAAARNDGLLVLDEIGQASPHVIGDTVYSVMNGINKVQGAKQGGNRALSRWKVMMFSTGEKTPDSILKHHKGDWNAGQAARLPSIRAAAQYGIYDTLHGFEDGALLSEHIAQSTEKYHGTAGRLFIRQLLDDLEQAKQHATERMAAFMATIPELSGQARRVAKRFAIAAAALELAAPVTGLPVGVGMAGVKKCFDEWLEANGAGKHEDRRIIEQAEDFIAQHALGTRFMEWSDKSTNKDHAGYRKQEGEKLELWVIRRVFADEIAQSFDEAKVCRVLVDNGLLKYNHKNRGYQHQRKGNGWFHVLATNIELDD; encoded by the coding sequence ATGAAAAATACCGAAACAGCGAAGCAGGAAAGCACCAAAGACTACAACCTTGAGAATATCGAGCCATTCCGCCCACACCCACGCTTTGACACCGATAATCGGGGCGTATGGTGGATAAACGTTAGAACCGACAAAGACGGCGATATTATCGAAGCAGAGCCGCTATTGCTTTCCGACCCTATCGACATCATAGGCACGGGGCAAGACAATGACGGCGCGTATTATCGGATTATCAAGTTTAAAGACAAAATCACACGCCGGCATAAGACCGCCGCCCTGCCACAAGCAGAAATTGCCGGTGGGAAATGCTGGGAGCGTTTGGGGTTTTACGGCTTATTCATTGAGAGCAACCCAACAAAAAGGCGAAAACTGGCAGACTATTTGCAGAAAGAGGGAAGCCAGACAGCCTTTACTATTACCGACCGCGCAGGCTGGCACGAAGACAGCTACATTATGCCCAGCGGGGAAACCATCACAGCGACCGACAAAGACCCCGCCATTATCTACAACGGCGACACCAGCCAAGCAAAGGCATATCAGCCGAACGGAGAGCTTACCGACTGGCAACAAAACATAGCCCGATATGCAGTAGGAAATAGCCGTTTGTGCCTTGCTTTGGGAGCTTCATTTGCCGCCCCGTTGCTTTCCCTGTTAAACGAAGAATCGGGGGGCTTCCACTTGATGGGCGATTCTTCAGACGGCAAAACCACAGCCGCAAAAGTAGCCTTGAGCGTATGGGGCAAACCATCAGGCAGCCTGTTATCTTGGAGCGGTACGAAAATAGGCTTTTCCAACACAGCCGCCGCCCGTAATGATGGCTTGCTGGTGTTGGACGAAATAGGACAGGCAAGCCCGCACGTTATCGGCGATACTGTTTATAGCGTTATGAACGGTATCAACAAAGTGCAAGGCGCAAAACAAGGCGGGAACCGCGCTTTAAGCCGCTGGAAAGTGATGATGTTTTCCACCGGCGAAAAGACCCCCGATTCCATCTTGAAGCACCATAAGGGCGATTGGAACGCAGGACAAGCCGCCCGCCTGCCTAGTATCAGAGCCGCCGCGCAATACGGCATTTATGACACATTGCACGGATTTGAAGATGGCGCATTGTTGAGTGAGCATATCGCCCAATCAACAGAAAAATATCACGGAACGGCAGGAAGACTATTTATCCGACAGCTTTTAGACGACCTAGAACAAGCCAAACAGCACGCAACGGAGCGCATGGCCGCATTTATGGCAACCATTCCCGAATTATCAGGACAGGCGCGAAGAGTAGCAAAACGCTTTGCTATCGCCGCCGCTGCTTTGGAACTTGCCGCCCCTGTTACCGGCTTGCCCGTAGGTGTAGGCATGGCAGGCGTGAAAAAATGCTTTGATGAATGGCTGGAAGCCAACGGAGCAGGAAAACACGAAGACCGCCGAATCATTGAGCAGGCAGAAGATTTTATCGCCCAGCACGCGTTAGGCACGCGGTTTATGGAATGGAGCGATAAAAGCACCAATAAAGACCATGCAGGATATAGGAAACAGGAGGGGGAAAAATTGGAATTATGGGTAATCCGCCGTGTCTTTGCCGATGAAATCGCCCAAAGTTTCGATGAAGCGAAAGTTTGCCGCGTATTAGTAGATAATGGATTGTTGAAATATAACCACAAAAACAGAGGCTACCAACACCAGCGGAAAGGTAACGGCTGGTTTCATGTTTTAGCTACAAATATAGAACTGGACGACTAA
- a CDS encoding endonuclease/exonuclease/phosphatase family protein, with protein sequence MSPRPVTITSYNMHKGMSALNRKVQVNRMADALGALGSDVLFLQEVQGQHLNRSRRTDFPDAPHYDIIGDSLDYHRSYGKNAVYPKRHHGNAILSRLPLKTENNLNISVNKLEQRGLLHCEVVPEGWEDSLVCLCVHLNLREPDRLKQYRAISDYVGRYIRPESPLIIAGDFNDWRQKSARELGRVLDLNEVFVDNTGKRPKTFPSRLPILSLDRIYTRNLDVIDSEIHNSKDWQHLSDHLPLSVTVRPHRKMNMKSDRKM encoded by the coding sequence ATGTCTCCCCGTCCAGTTACCATTACTTCCTACAATATGCACAAAGGCATGTCTGCGCTCAATCGCAAAGTGCAGGTCAACCGCATGGCTGACGCGTTGGGTGCATTGGGTTCGGACGTTTTGTTTTTACAAGAAGTCCAAGGGCAACATCTCAACAGAAGCCGCCGTACCGACTTTCCCGATGCGCCGCATTATGACATCATCGGCGACAGCCTCGATTATCATCGCAGCTACGGCAAAAATGCCGTCTATCCGAAACGCCACCACGGCAACGCCATTCTCAGCCGCCTGCCGCTGAAAACGGAAAACAACCTCAACATCAGTGTCAACAAACTCGAACAACGCGGCCTGTTGCATTGCGAAGTCGTGCCTGAAGGTTGGGAAGACTCGCTGGTGTGTTTGTGTGTCCACCTCAACTTGCGCGAGCCGGACCGCCTCAAACAATACCGCGCCATCAGCGACTACGTTGGCCGATACATTCGTCCGGAAAGCCCGTTGATTATCGCCGGCGATTTCAATGACTGGCGGCAGAAATCAGCGCGTGAGCTTGGCAGGGTATTAGATTTGAACGAAGTATTTGTCGATAATACAGGCAAACGCCCCAAAACCTTCCCTTCGCGCCTACCCATCCTCAGTCTCGACCGCATTTACACGCGCAATCTTGACGTCATCGATTCTGAAATCCACAACAGTAAAGACTGGCAGCATTTGTCAGATCATCTGCCATTGAGCGTAACGGTTAGGCCGCATCGTAAAATGAATATGAAATCAGATAGAAAAATGTAA
- a CDS encoding TonB family protein, translated as MKTTKLLASALLFAAVFGTAQAADTETLEAMKAQNGSVKTVLMDVFTTPAGNVDRVNIIQSSGNPEMDERAVKSVSKYPYPKRKTASKYQHTVTFETNVEVINN; from the coding sequence ATGAAAACGACTAAACTCCTCGCCTCAGCCCTGTTGTTTGCCGCTGTATTCGGTACCGCACAAGCAGCCGATACAGAAACTCTGGAAGCCATGAAAGCGCAAAACGGCAGCGTTAAAACCGTTTTGATGGATGTTTTCACGACTCCTGCCGGCAACGTTGACCGTGTGAATATCATTCAATCCAGCGGTAATCCTGAAATGGACGAACGCGCAGTGAAAAGCGTTTCCAAATATCCTTATCCGAAACGCAAAACCGCATCTAAATACCAACACACCGTCACTTTTGAAACCAATGTTGAAGTAATCAACAACTGA
- a CDS encoding HAD family hydrolase — MKNLAIFDLDNTLINTDSDHSWPQYLIKKGIVDAAETEAQNEKFYQDYQNGCLDIDAFLKFHLAPLARFSKEELADFHREFMAEYIVPHISPMQRMLVQSHQMAGDEMLVISSTNEFIITPICHLFGIHNVIGTQLETGEDGRYTGNYVGTPSLKEGKITRLNQWLAERGETFESYGKVYFYSDSKNDLPLLRIVDEPVAVNPDAELEKEAKAKGWPILNFK; from the coding sequence ATGAAAAACCTTGCCATTTTCGACCTCGACAATACCTTGATCAATACCGATTCGGATCACTCCTGGCCGCAATACCTGATTAAAAAAGGCATAGTCGATGCGGCTGAAACCGAGGCGCAAAATGAAAAGTTCTACCAAGACTATCAAAACGGTTGTCTTGATATTGATGCCTTCCTCAAATTCCATCTCGCGCCTTTAGCCCGTTTCAGCAAGGAAGAATTGGCTGATTTTCATCGCGAGTTTATGGCCGAATATATTGTTCCGCATATTTCTCCGATGCAGCGTATGTTGGTGCAAAGCCATCAAATGGCGGGCGACGAAATGTTGGTTATTTCTTCGACCAACGAATTCATCATTACCCCAATCTGCCATCTTTTCGGTATTCACAATGTTATTGGCACACAGCTTGAAACCGGAGAAGACGGCCGATATACCGGCAACTATGTCGGTACGCCCAGCCTGAAAGAAGGCAAAATTACCCGATTGAACCAATGGCTTGCCGAGCGCGGCGAGACATTTGAAAGCTACGGCAAGGTTTATTTTTACAGCGACTCCAAAAACGATTTGCCGCTGTTGCGTATCGTGGATGAACCTGTCGCCGTCAATCCGGATGCCGAGCTGGAAAAAGAAGCTAAAGCAAAAGGTTGGCCGATTTTGAATTTCAAATAA
- the hda gene encoding DnaA regulatory inactivator Hda has translation MNQLIFDFASHDYPGFDKFLGTENAELVYVLQHKHGQFIYVWGEEGAGKSHLLQAWVAQALDAGRNVLYIDAAATPLTEAALDAEYLAIDQIEKLNNEEQALLFAIFNRFRNSGKGFLLLSSEYTPQQLVIREDLRTRMAYCLVYEVKPLTDQEKIDALVSMAAARQVTIDPEIFEYLLNHWRRDMDSLMQMLDTLDNYAVMMGKRITLPLLRQLLKQQETQ, from the coding sequence GTGAACCAGCTCATCTTCGATTTTGCCAGCCATGATTATCCCGGCTTCGACAAATTTCTGGGAACAGAAAATGCCGAGCTGGTGTATGTGTTGCAGCACAAACATGGGCAATTTATCTATGTGTGGGGAGAAGAGGGCGCAGGCAAAAGCCATCTCTTGCAGGCGTGGGTCGCACAGGCGCTCGATGCCGGACGAAATGTCCTCTATATTGATGCCGCCGCCACGCCGCTGACAGAAGCCGCGTTGGATGCGGAATATCTTGCCATTGACCAAATCGAAAAGCTTAATAATGAAGAACAGGCTTTACTATTTGCCATCTTCAACCGCTTCCGTAACAGCGGCAAAGGCTTTTTGCTTTTGAGTTCCGAATATACGCCGCAGCAACTCGTTATCCGCGAAGACCTGCGCACACGCATGGCGTATTGCTTAGTTTACGAAGTCAAACCGCTGACCGACCAGGAAAAAATCGATGCGCTCGTCAGCATGGCGGCCGCCCGTCAGGTAACCATCGATCCGGAAATCTTCGAATACCTGCTGAACCATTGGCGGCGTGATATGGACAGTCTGATGCAAATGCTCGATACCCTCGACAACTACGCCGTCATGATGGGCAAGCGCATTACTTTGCCGCTTTTGCGCCAGCTTTTAAAACAACAGGAAACCCAATGA